In the Hordeum vulgare subsp. vulgare chromosome 7H, MorexV3_pseudomolecules_assembly, whole genome shotgun sequence genome, one interval contains:
- the LOC123410952 gene encoding uncharacterized protein LOC123410952, which translates to MAAEMAIVLAGGPIISSVSSLLSVISCITTAVSKARECKDRCLDLGQRVRLLRTILPGFSSAAANDRGTARALSRLGEALLGALELVQSCDRERRQFLFIFSAEETHAKFDVVRKKIDSCQGDLLLAVAAHYCRHLRTPIVYNIRIDSAVLHVLVHPRGGAASSSAPPQPEERRHRHGEATLARTATTRTSHSYRDIIISNVQIAPRVREAAPSRPDERRPHGRTTPPLQLLAGSYERPSRRPLSYAPAEARVAGPGAHRGDRVEPALTRPSHRMTLRETPFAHAAAPSAPTPVVPGRGRATGPSAAATTPAVADAIARALANQRSDGRG; encoded by the coding sequence ATGGCCGCCGAGATGGCGATCGTGTTGGCCGGCGGCCCAATCATCAGTTCGGTGAGTTCGCTGCTCTCGGTGATCAGCTGCATCACAACGGCGGTGAGTAAGGCGAGAGAGTGCAAGGACAGGTGCCTGGATCTGGGCCAGCGGGTTCGGCTGCTGAGGACAATTCTTCCCGGGTTCTCCTCAGCGGCGGCGAACGACCGTGGCACGGCCCGCGCGCTGTCGAGGCTCGGGGAGGCCCTCCTCGGCGCGCTGGAGCTTGTTCAATCCTGCGACCGCGAGAGGCGCCAGTTCTTATTCATTTTCAGCGCCGAGGAGACGCACGCTAAGTTTGACGTCGTCAGGAAGAAGATCGACAGCTGCCAAGGTGATCTCTTACTTGCTGTTGCTGCCCACTATTGCCGCCATCTTCGAACACCCATCGTCTACAACATACGCATAGACAGCGCGGTATTACATGTCCTTGTCCAcccacgaggaggagcagcatcgtCATCGGCTCCCCCGCAGCCCGAGGAACGGCGACATCGACACGGCGAGGCCACTCTTGCACGCACAGCGACGACAAGAACCAGCCACAGCTACCGCGACATCATAATTAGTAACGTGCAAATTGCACCACGAGTGCGAGAAGCAGCACCCTCACGTCCGGACGAACGGCGTCCACACGGCCGGACTACTCCGCCCCTTCAACTTCTGGCTGGTTCCTACGAGAGGCCATCTCGTCGTCCTCTCTCTTATGCCCCGGCGGAGGCACGGGTCGCCGGCCCCGGCGCACATCGCGGCGACAGGGTTGAGCCAGCGCTGACGCGACCGTCCCATCGGATGACGCTCAGGGAAACACCATTCGCCCATGCTGCTGCTCCCTCGGCGCCTACTCCAGTGGTGCCCGGCCGTGGACGAGCTACTGGACCTAGTGCTGCCGCGACGACTCCCGCAGTTGCTGATGCGATTGCGCGTGCGCTGGCCAATCAGCGCAGCGATGGCAGAGGTTGA